A genome region from Thalassotalea euphylliae includes the following:
- the rimO gene encoding 30S ribosomal protein S12 methylthiotransferase RimO, with protein sequence MTVEQFDPKQTTTMETPSKVLEQQSKELNTSVSSTKQNSEISARIGFVSLGCPKNLVDSERILTQLRTEGYDVVPSYHDADMVIVNTCGFIDAAVQESLDTIGEALKENGKVLVTGCLGAKEDEITEIHPNVLGVTGPHAYEEVLTQVHEHLAKPQHNPFVDLVPDQGVKLTPKHFAYLKISEGCNHRCTFCIIPSMRGDLDSRSMGDILGEAQRLANAGVKEVLVISQDTSAYGVDVKHKMDFYEGMPVKTHLKQLCEQLSKLGIWVRLHYVYPYPHVDDIIPLMAEGKILPYLDIPFQHANKRILKLMKRPGSSDRVLERIQKWREICPELVIRSTFIVGFPGETEEEFEELLEFLREARLDRVGCFKYSPVEGATANELPDHVSEEVMEDRLQRFMAVQAEISAQKLQDRIGQEYLVLVDEVNELGIVGRSYMDAPEVDGKVYLSDDYDAQPGDQIWVQIIHADEHDVWGVRVEDE encoded by the coding sequence ATGACTGTTGAACAATTCGATCCAAAACAAACTACGACAATGGAAACGCCAAGTAAGGTGTTAGAACAACAGTCAAAGGAACTTAATACTAGCGTATCTAGCACTAAGCAAAATTCAGAAATCTCTGCACGCATCGGTTTTGTTAGCCTTGGTTGCCCGAAGAACTTAGTTGATTCCGAACGCATCTTGACCCAGTTACGTACTGAGGGTTATGACGTTGTGCCAAGCTATCACGATGCTGATATGGTGATTGTAAACACCTGTGGTTTTATTGATGCCGCAGTACAAGAGTCACTCGATACCATTGGCGAAGCGCTGAAAGAAAATGGCAAAGTACTGGTAACAGGGTGTTTAGGGGCGAAGGAAGATGAGATTACCGAAATTCACCCAAATGTGCTTGGCGTCACTGGCCCACATGCTTATGAAGAAGTGTTAACGCAAGTTCATGAACACCTCGCTAAACCACAGCATAACCCGTTTGTTGATCTTGTGCCGGATCAGGGTGTTAAGCTGACGCCTAAGCATTTTGCTTATTTGAAAATATCAGAAGGCTGTAATCACCGTTGTACATTCTGCATTATTCCGTCAATGCGAGGCGATTTAGACTCGCGCTCAATGGGAGATATTTTAGGCGAAGCACAGCGTTTAGCGAATGCGGGCGTTAAAGAAGTATTAGTGATTTCACAAGACACTTCGGCCTACGGTGTTGATGTGAAACACAAGATGGATTTTTACGAGGGTATGCCAGTAAAAACTCATCTAAAACAGTTATGTGAACAGCTTTCAAAACTCGGTATTTGGGTGCGCTTGCATTACGTTTACCCATATCCGCATGTGGATGACATTATTCCACTAATGGCAGAAGGTAAAATTTTACCGTACCTTGATATTCCATTTCAGCATGCCAACAAGCGTATTTTAAAATTGATGAAGCGCCCTGGCAGCTCTGACCGTGTACTTGAGCGTATTCAAAAATGGCGTGAAATCTGCCCAGAGTTGGTGATTCGGTCAACTTTTATTGTTGGCTTCCCAGGTGAAACAGAAGAAGAGTTTGAAGAGTTGTTGGAGTTCTTACGTGAAGCACGTCTAGATCGCGTTGGCTGTTTTAAGTATTCGCCAGTAGAAGGTGCAACTGCCAATGAATTGCCTGATCATGTGTCAGAAGAAGTTATGGAAGATAGGCTACAGCGTTTTATGGCTGTGCAGGCTGAAATCAGCGCTCAAAAACTGCAAGATCGTATCGGACAAGAATACCTAGTATTAGTAGATGAAGTAAACGAACTTGGTATTGTTGGTCGCTCTTACATGGATGCACCAGAAGTTGATGGCAAGGTTTACTTATCAGACGATTACGATGCACAGCCAGGCGATCAAATTTGGGTGCAAATTATTCATGCCGACGAGCATGATGTTTGGGGCGTAAGAGTTGAAGATGAGTAA
- a CDS encoding IS3 family transposase (programmed frameshift), whose amino-acid sequence MKKRYTEEQIIRAIKQHEAGTKVDDICREMGISTGTFYNWRSKYAGLEVNEAKRLKALEAENNKLKRLLAEKLLEVEGMKDVLFKKVVKPSDRKRVASHLIELFNLSERVACQLSSVSRTAFRYRPRKKADTVIRERLRALAAEYPRYGYLMLHGLLRAEGLVKNKKQTYRIYTEEGLQVRTKKRKKIQRPRLPMEVPSTLNQRWSMDFVSDQLANGRRFRTLNVVDDYSREMVGQLVCVSISGRQVARFLSQLIDMRARPGSIVCDNGTEFTSKAMFFWSKESHVKLSFIQPGKPTQNAFVESLNGKFRNECLNQHWFRTMEKARYEIDKWREHYNHVRPHSSLNYLSPVEFAKRAA is encoded by the exons ATGAAAAAACGTTACACCGAAGAACAAATCATTCGAGCCATCAAACAGCATGAAGCAGGCACTAAAGTTGACGATATTTGCCGAGAAATGGGCATATCTACTGGTACGTTTTATAACTGGCGTAGCAAATATGCAGGCCTTGAAGTCAATGAAGCAAAACGTCTTAAAGCGCTTGAAGCTGAAAACAATAAGCTCAAACGGCTATTAGCGGAAAAGCTGCTTGAAGTAGAAGGAATGAAGGATGTACTTT TCAAAAAAGTGGTAAAGCCTTCGGATAGAAAGCGGGTAGCGAGTCATTTAATCGAACTGTTTAACCTCAGTGAACGAGTGGCTTGCCAACTATCAAGTGTCAGTCGCACTGCATTTCGATATCGTCCAAGAAAGAAGGCTGACACTGTCATAAGAGAGCGTCTAAGGGCTTTGGCAGCAGAATATCCTCGCTATGGATATCTTATGCTGCACGGGTTACTTAGAGCTGAAGGTTTAGTTAAAAACAAGAAACAAACTTATCGAATTTACACCGAAGAAGGTCTGCAAGTTCGTACAAAAAAGCGCAAGAAAATACAGCGGCCTCGACTGCCCATGGAGGTGCCATCAACGTTAAATCAGCGTTGGTCGATGGACTTCGTATCCGATCAGTTGGCAAACGGTAGACGATTTAGAACACTTAATGTTGTTGATGATTACTCAAGAGAAATGGTTGGTCAGCTTGTTTGTGTTTCAATTAGTGGCAGACAAGTCGCTCGTTTCTTATCTCAGCTAATAGATATGCGAGCAAGGCCTGGCTCAATCGTTTGTGATAACGGCACTGAGTTTACGAGTAAAGCGATGTTCTTCTGGTCGAAGGAAAGTCATGTGAAACTTAGCTTTATTCAGCCTGGAAAACCTACTCAAAATGCCTTTGTGGAAAGCTTAAATGGCAAGTTCAGAAATGAATGCTTGAACCAGCATTGGTTCAGAACGATGGAAAAAGCTAGGTATGAAATCGATAAATGGCGTGAGCACTATAACCATGTTCGACCGCATAGCTCACTGAATTATTTATCACCTGTTGAGTTCGCGAAACGGGCTGCTTAA